AGGCGCACGGATGCTTGCATCCGCCCAGCGCCTATCTGCGCCGCATTTGGTTCGATTCGCTAGTGTTTGATCCCGCGCTGCTCGGTTTTCTCATCTCCCAAGTGGGCGCCGATCGCATCATGCTCGGCACCGACTATCCGATGGATATGGGCTTTGAAGATCCGCTCGGCACGCTGGAAAAAGTGGCTAATCTCGACCCCCAACCGCGCCGCGCGATCGCCGGCACCAACGCCGTAACGCTGCTAGGACTGTAGCCGAATCATTAAGCGCAAAAGCACGTCGCAGGAGGGAGATCGTCACGGCACAATGCTGCGAGGTTGCTCGTTGCAAAATCCGTTTCGCGCCATGCTAGGATCGCTCGATGTTAACCATCAAATCGAACGCGAAGACGATGGTTGCTGGGCGGCTGAAATCCCACCCCTTCCCGGAGCGATGGCGTACGGCGCTACCCGTGACCAGGCAATCGCCAACGTCAAGGTC
The Candidatus Binataceae bacterium DNA segment above includes these coding regions:
- a CDS encoding amidohydrolase family protein — encoded protein: AHGCLHPPSAYLRRIWFDSLVFDPALLGFLISQVGADRIMLGTDYPMDMGFEDPLGTLEKVANLDPQPRRAIAGTNAVTLLGL
- a CDS encoding type II toxin-antitoxin system HicB family antitoxin is translated as MQNPFRAMLGSLDVNHQIEREDDGCWAAEIPPLPGAMAYGATRDQAIANVKVLALRTIADEIEHGERSPKGADTSFAVAA